In the Afipia sp. GAS231 genome, AGGGGCAAAAGCGGTCAGAAAATCCGGCGGTAGACCACGAAGCCCGACTTCTCCGCGACGTTGTCGTAGAGCTGCATCGCGGTGTGGTTGGTCTCGTGCGTCTGCCAGTAGACTCGCGCTGAGCCGGCCAGTTGCGCCTGCGCGTAGACGCCCTTGATCAGCGCCCGCCCGACGCCCTTGCCGCGCGCGGCGGCATCGGTGAACAGGTCCTGCAGATAACAGGTCGGCTCGATCGCCGTGGTCGACCGGTGAAACAGATAGTGAGTCAGCCCGAGCAGCTCGCCGCCGCAGTCGGCGACCAGCGCATGCACCGGTTCGTAGCCGTCGAAGAAACGCTGCCAGGTCGTCGCGGTGATCTCGGGCGCCAGCGCGGTCGGGCCCGAGCGGCCGTAGAACGCATTGTAGCCGTCCCACAGTGGAAGCCACTGCGCGTAATCCTGGCGGGTGACGGAGCGGATGGTGACATCACCGGACATGCGCGATTCCTTCTCCGCAGGAAGTCGCGCGGAAAAAGTCATGACTGCGCGAGGGCGCATCCTTCCTAGCTTCGCCATCAAGCGGGATCAATCGCTTTGGCGACCGGCGCGGCGCGCCGGGCGCGGCGCCGCGTTCACTCCGCCGCGCGCAATTGCCGTGCGAAGTAGCGGTCGCCGCCGCGCAGCGAGCGGTAGTAGTCGGCGCTCGCGGGATCGTCGTTGTGACGGACGAGGTCGGTGACGGGCGTGTAGCTCAACATGCGTCCGCCGTCCGGCAGTGCCGTGCAACTGAAGCGCAGCACCTCGCCGCTGGTCAGATTGATGTTGATCGGCGTCGAGTCGCCGGTCCGCA is a window encoding:
- a CDS encoding GNAT family N-acetyltransferase, which gives rise to MSGDVTIRSVTRQDYAQWLPLWDGYNAFYGRSGPTALAPEITATTWQRFFDGYEPVHALVADCGGELLGLTHYLFHRSTTAIEPTCYLQDLFTDAAARGKGVGRALIKGVYAQAQLAGSARVYWQTHETNHTAMQLYDNVAEKSGFVVYRRIF